From one Kwoniella shandongensis chromosome 4, complete sequence genomic stretch:
- a CDS encoding ADP,ATP carrier protein produces the protein MADVVKKPKDAKAFLTDFLMGGVSAAVAKTAAAPIERIKLLVQNQDEMIKQGRLATPYKGIADCFRRTYAEEGMVSLWRGNTANVIRYFPTQALNFAFKDYFKSLFGFKKSEGYWKWFGGNIASGGAAGASSLLFVYSLDYARTRLANDNKSAKKGGSRQFNGLVDVYKKTLASDGIAGLYRGFVPSVVGIIVYRGLYFGLYDSIKPVVLVGPLEGNFLASFALGWTVTTSAGLASYPLDTIRRRMMMTSGGTVHYKSMMDAGSQIVAKEGAKSLFKGAGANILRGVAGAGVLSLYDKMQELMFGKVYSGGSG, from the exons ATGGCCGACGTTGTTAAAAAGCCCAAGGATGCCAAGGCATTCTTGACCGATTTCCTTATGGGTGGTGTCTCCGCCGCTGTCGCCAAGACCGCTGCCGCCCCCATCGAGCGAATCAAGCTCTTGGTCCAGAACCaggatgagat GATCAAGCAGGGTCGTCTCGCTACCCCTTACAAGGGTATCGCCGACTGTTTCCGACGAACTTACGCCGAGGAGGGTATGGTCTCTCTCTGGAGAGGTAACACCGCCAACGTCATCCGATACTTCCCCACCCAGGCTCTTAACTTCGCCTTCAAGGACTACTTCAAGTCCTTGTTCGGTTTCAAGAAGTCTGAGGGTTACTGGAAGTGGTTCGGTGGTAACATCGCTTCC GGTGGTGCTGCTGGtgcctcttctcttctcttcgtctaCTCTCTCGACTACGCCCGAACCCGTCTCGCTAACGACAACAAGTCCGCCAAGAAGGGTGGCTCTCGTCAATTCAACGGTTTGGTCGACGTCTACAAGAAGACCCTCGCTTCTGACGGTATTGCCGGTCTTTACCGAGGTTTCGTCCCCTCCGTCGTTGGTATCATTGTCTACCGAGGTCTCTACTTCGGTCTTT ACGACTCCATTAAGCCCGTTGTCCTCGTCGGCCCTCTCGAGGGTAACTTCCTTGCTTCCTTCGCTCTTGGTTGGACcgtcaccacctccgctGGTCTCGCTTCTTACCCTCTCGACACTATCCGACGAcgaatgatgatgacctcCGGTGGTACCGTCCACTACAAGTCCATGATGGACGCTGGTTCTCAGATCGTCGCCAAGGAGGGTGCCAAGTCTCTCTTCAAGGGTGCCGGTGCCAACATTCTCCGTGGTGTTGCCGGTGCTGGTGTCTTGTCTCTCTACGACAAGATGCAAGAGTTGATGTTCGGCAAGGTCTACTCTGGTGGTTCCGGATAA